One genomic segment of Tripterygium wilfordii isolate XIE 37 chromosome 9, ASM1340144v1, whole genome shotgun sequence includes these proteins:
- the LOC120004977 gene encoding casein kinase 1-like protein 3 isoform X2, whose product MERIVGGKYKLGRKIGSGSFGEIHLATHIDTFEIVAIKIENNRTKHPQLLYEAKLYNILQGGSGIPNIKWSGVDGEDNVLVIDLLGPSLEDLFVYCGRKFSLKSVLMLADQMITRIEYVHSKGFLHRDIKPDNFLMGLGRKANQVYIIDFGLAKRYRDATTNRHIPYRENKNLTGTARYASCNTHLGIEQSRRDDLESLGYVLQYFLRGSLPWQGLKAATKKQKYDKICEKKLSTPIEVLCKSHPVEFASYFHYCHSLTFDQRPDYGFLKRLFRDLFAREGYEFDYIFDWTIIKYQQAQRSRTQSRLSPAPGATSCHAAPVVMNNHQGSVNGRYIP is encoded by the exons ATGGAACGGATCGTCGGGGGCAAATACAAGCTCGGTCGCAAGATCGGGAGTGGATCGTTTGGTGAAATTCATCTTG CTACTCATATCGATACGTTTGAGATCGTTGCTATTAAGATC GAGAACAACAGAACAAAGCACCCGCAGCTGCTCTATGAAGCCAAGTTGTACAACATTCTTCAAGGAGGAA GTGGTATTCCTAACATAAAATGGTCTGGAGTGGATGGGGAGGACAATGTGCTCGTGATTGATTTGCTGGGACCAAGTCTTGAGGATCTGTTTGTGTATTGTGGGAGGAAGTTTTCGCTTAAATCAGTGCTTATGCTGGCTGATCAAATG aTTACAAGAATAGAATATGTTCATTCAAAAGGATTTTTGCATAGAGACATAAAACCTGATAACTTCCTCATGGGTCTTGGACGGAAAGCAAACCAG GTCTATATAATTGATTTTGGCCTTGCAAAAAGATACCGGGATGCCACAACAAATCGTCACATCCCTTATAG GGAGAACAAAAACCTGACAGGGACTGCTCGTTATGCAAGTTGCAATACTCATCTTGGAATTG AGCAAAGTCGACGAGATGATTTAGAATCACTTGGCTATGTTCTCCAGTACTTTCTGAGAGGGAG CCTTCCATGGCAGGGTTTAAAAGCTGCCACAAAGAAGCAAAAGTACGACAAGATATGTGAGAAAAAGTTATCGACTCCTATTGAG GTGCTGTGCAAGTCTCATCCTGTGGAGTTTGCATCGTACTTCCATTACTGCCATTCATTGACTTTTGATCAGCGCCCTGATTATGGATTCTTAAAGCGCTTATTTCGTGATTTGTTTGCTCGTGAAG GATATGAATTTGACTACATCTTTGATTGGACTATCATAAAGTACCAGCAAGCTCAAAGGAGTAGAACTCAGTCTCGATTATCT CCAGCACCTGGGGCAACTAGCTGTCATGCAGCACCAGTAGTCATGAACAACCATCAAG GGTCTGTGAATGGCAGATATATTCCTTAA
- the LOC120004977 gene encoding casein kinase 1-like protein 3 isoform X3: MERIVGGKYKLGRKIGSGSFGEIHLATHIDTFEIVAIKIENNRTKHPQLLYEAKLYNILQGGSGIPNIKWSGVDGEDNVLVIDLLGPSLEDLFVYCGRKFSLKSVLMLADQMITRIEYVHSKGFLHRDIKPDNFLMGLGRKANQVYIIDFGLAKRYRDATTNRHIPYRENKNLTGTARYASCNTHLGIEQSRRDDLESLGYVLQYFLRGSLPWQGLKAATKKQKYDKICEKKLSTPIEVLCKSHPVEFASYFHYCHSLTFDQRPDYGFLKRLFRDLFAREGYEFDYIFDWTIIKYQQAQRSRTQSRLSPAPGATSCHAAPVVMNNHQGGKPA; this comes from the exons ATGGAACGGATCGTCGGGGGCAAATACAAGCTCGGTCGCAAGATCGGGAGTGGATCGTTTGGTGAAATTCATCTTG CTACTCATATCGATACGTTTGAGATCGTTGCTATTAAGATC GAGAACAACAGAACAAAGCACCCGCAGCTGCTCTATGAAGCCAAGTTGTACAACATTCTTCAAGGAGGAA GTGGTATTCCTAACATAAAATGGTCTGGAGTGGATGGGGAGGACAATGTGCTCGTGATTGATTTGCTGGGACCAAGTCTTGAGGATCTGTTTGTGTATTGTGGGAGGAAGTTTTCGCTTAAATCAGTGCTTATGCTGGCTGATCAAATG aTTACAAGAATAGAATATGTTCATTCAAAAGGATTTTTGCATAGAGACATAAAACCTGATAACTTCCTCATGGGTCTTGGACGGAAAGCAAACCAG GTCTATATAATTGATTTTGGCCTTGCAAAAAGATACCGGGATGCCACAACAAATCGTCACATCCCTTATAG GGAGAACAAAAACCTGACAGGGACTGCTCGTTATGCAAGTTGCAATACTCATCTTGGAATTG AGCAAAGTCGACGAGATGATTTAGAATCACTTGGCTATGTTCTCCAGTACTTTCTGAGAGGGAG CCTTCCATGGCAGGGTTTAAAAGCTGCCACAAAGAAGCAAAAGTACGACAAGATATGTGAGAAAAAGTTATCGACTCCTATTGAG GTGCTGTGCAAGTCTCATCCTGTGGAGTTTGCATCGTACTTCCATTACTGCCATTCATTGACTTTTGATCAGCGCCCTGATTATGGATTCTTAAAGCGCTTATTTCGTGATTTGTTTGCTCGTGAAG GATATGAATTTGACTACATCTTTGATTGGACTATCATAAAGTACCAGCAAGCTCAAAGGAGTAGAACTCAGTCTCGATTATCT CCAGCACCTGGGGCAACTAGCTGTCATGCAGCACCAGTAGTCATGAACAACCATCAAG GTGGAAAACCAGCTTAA
- the LOC120004977 gene encoding casein kinase 1-like protein 3 isoform X1 — MERIVGGKYKLGRKIGSGSFGEIHLATHIDTFEIVAIKIENNRTKHPQLLYEAKLYNILQGGSGIPNIKWSGVDGEDNVLVIDLLGPSLEDLFVYCGRKFSLKSVLMLADQMITRIEYVHSKGFLHRDIKPDNFLMGLGRKANQVYIIDFGLAKRYRDATTNRHIPYRENKNLTGTARYASCNTHLGIEQSRRDDLESLGYVLQYFLRGSLPWQGLKAATKKQKYDKICEKKLSTPIEVLCKSHPVEFASYFHYCHSLTFDQRPDYGFLKRLFRDLFAREGYEFDYIFDWTIIKYQQAQRSRTQSRLSPAPGATSCHAAPVVMNNHQGTNAPYSAEARVRPGIATGSGIRMHFKSATRKHDSDAVDKNILNDAHVASTSFSLSGPSKINVAKPMLPTDAPNLVHGDGDRVGPSNSWISSLQRVHSAK, encoded by the exons ATGGAACGGATCGTCGGGGGCAAATACAAGCTCGGTCGCAAGATCGGGAGTGGATCGTTTGGTGAAATTCATCTTG CTACTCATATCGATACGTTTGAGATCGTTGCTATTAAGATC GAGAACAACAGAACAAAGCACCCGCAGCTGCTCTATGAAGCCAAGTTGTACAACATTCTTCAAGGAGGAA GTGGTATTCCTAACATAAAATGGTCTGGAGTGGATGGGGAGGACAATGTGCTCGTGATTGATTTGCTGGGACCAAGTCTTGAGGATCTGTTTGTGTATTGTGGGAGGAAGTTTTCGCTTAAATCAGTGCTTATGCTGGCTGATCAAATG aTTACAAGAATAGAATATGTTCATTCAAAAGGATTTTTGCATAGAGACATAAAACCTGATAACTTCCTCATGGGTCTTGGACGGAAAGCAAACCAG GTCTATATAATTGATTTTGGCCTTGCAAAAAGATACCGGGATGCCACAACAAATCGTCACATCCCTTATAG GGAGAACAAAAACCTGACAGGGACTGCTCGTTATGCAAGTTGCAATACTCATCTTGGAATTG AGCAAAGTCGACGAGATGATTTAGAATCACTTGGCTATGTTCTCCAGTACTTTCTGAGAGGGAG CCTTCCATGGCAGGGTTTAAAAGCTGCCACAAAGAAGCAAAAGTACGACAAGATATGTGAGAAAAAGTTATCGACTCCTATTGAG GTGCTGTGCAAGTCTCATCCTGTGGAGTTTGCATCGTACTTCCATTACTGCCATTCATTGACTTTTGATCAGCGCCCTGATTATGGATTCTTAAAGCGCTTATTTCGTGATTTGTTTGCTCGTGAAG GATATGAATTTGACTACATCTTTGATTGGACTATCATAAAGTACCAGCAAGCTCAAAGGAGTAGAACTCAGTCTCGATTATCT CCAGCACCTGGGGCAACTAGCTGTCATGCAGCACCAGTAGTCATGAACAACCATCAAG GTACTAATGCTCCATATTCAGCTGAGGCCCGCGTAAGACCGGGCATTGCCACTGGCTCTGGCATACGTATGCACTTCAAATCAGCGACAAGAAAGCATGATTCTGATGCTGTTGACAAGAAT ATTCTGAATGATGCACACGTGGCTTCCACTTCATTTTCACTTTCTGGTCCATCAAAAATAAATGTTGCCAAACCTATGTTGCCTACTGATGCTCCAAACCTGGTTCATGGAGATGGTGACAGAGTTGGTCCTTCGAATAGCTGGATTTCATCATTGCAGCGTGTTCATTCTGCCAAGTGA